Proteins encoded by one window of Halobacteriovorax sp. GB3:
- a CDS encoding isoprenylcysteine carboxyl methyltransferase family protein, with amino-acid sequence MIVLFYVIFLATVIQRLFELRLSKKNEKSMIASGGEVIYKKDIPFMMALHTLWFVSLLVEFNMKVVQFDIVIFAPFIFFFFLGQLFRYLAITELKGRWCTKVIDMKGAMPIASGVYKVIRHPNYLGVILEFVALPLAFELYFTAGVFSLLNLFFVFHRISVENKLYYERASLYNGKGNPS; translated from the coding sequence ATGATCGTTCTATTTTATGTCATCTTCCTTGCCACAGTGATTCAAAGATTATTTGAATTACGTTTATCAAAGAAAAATGAGAAATCGATGATCGCAAGTGGAGGGGAGGTGATTTATAAAAAGGATATTCCTTTTATGATGGCCCTGCATACCCTTTGGTTTGTTTCTCTTCTAGTCGAATTCAATATGAAAGTCGTTCAATTCGATATCGTTATTTTTGCACCATTTATCTTTTTCTTTTTTCTTGGTCAACTCTTTCGCTATCTGGCCATTACTGAATTAAAGGGGAGATGGTGTACTAAGGTAATCGATATGAAAGGGGCGATGCCCATTGCTAGTGGTGTCTATAAAGTTATTCGCCATCCTAATTATTTAGGTGTCATTTTAGAGTTTGTTGCCCTTCCACTGGCCTTTGAACTCTATTTTACTGCAGGTGTCTTTTCGCTTTTAAATCTCTTCTTTGTCTTTCATAGAATCAGTGTGGAAAATAAATTATATTATGAAAGAGCAAGTCTCTATAATGGAAAAGGAAATCCTTCATGA
- a CDS encoding type III polyketide synthase, with amino-acid sequence MPKIIHVETLLSEHEYDQKEVFDVLKDLWKEKYFNLDRIEKIFENTSVGKRYFPVELSRYKTLDTFEDKNNAWQEAARRLAPKLVTKLIENSGVDTDSIDLFCSNSVTGLSVPSIESIIINEIGLKRSTIRLPIFGLGCLAGIAGLNRVCDFLKGSPKSAALFLSIEFCSLTMQKEDLSMANIISSGLFGDGLACVLVVGDEHPLANRPGLDYQGSRSEVFSDTERVMGWDFVNSGMKVVLSSDVPTISKEMVPPVVNEFLIDQNLSKDQIRHYIAHPGGPKVLGALVEGLGLSQEALCLSYETLKEYGNLSSVSVLFVLKEFFSRSVKNDGEDCLALAMGPAFCVELSHFIWRDS; translated from the coding sequence ATGCCAAAAATAATCCATGTGGAAACTCTTTTAAGTGAACACGAATACGATCAAAAAGAAGTCTTCGATGTTTTAAAAGATCTTTGGAAAGAGAAGTATTTTAATCTCGATCGGATTGAAAAGATCTTTGAAAATACTAGTGTGGGAAAGCGCTATTTTCCTGTTGAACTATCAAGATATAAAACTCTCGATACTTTTGAAGATAAGAACAATGCTTGGCAAGAAGCTGCTAGAAGGCTTGCACCAAAACTTGTTACTAAGCTCATTGAAAATTCTGGCGTTGATACTGATTCTATCGATCTCTTTTGTAGCAATAGTGTAACGGGATTAAGTGTTCCTTCGATTGAATCAATCATCATAAATGAGATTGGTCTAAAAAGAAGTACGATTCGTCTACCAATCTTTGGATTAGGTTGTTTGGCGGGAATAGCTGGTTTAAACAGAGTATGTGATTTCTTAAAAGGATCACCTAAGAGTGCGGCCCTTTTTCTTTCAATCGAGTTTTGCAGTTTAACAATGCAAAAAGAAGACTTGAGTATGGCCAATATCATTTCAAGTGGTCTCTTTGGAGATGGACTCGCTTGTGTTTTAGTTGTCGGTGACGAACACCCTCTGGCAAATCGCCCAGGGCTTGATTACCAAGGATCGAGAAGTGAGGTCTTTTCTGATACTGAAAGAGTGATGGGATGGGACTTTGTAAACTCAGGAATGAAAGTTGTTTTAAGTAGTGATGTTCCTACGATCTCTAAAGAAATGGTCCCTCCTGTGGTAAATGAGTTTTTAATTGATCAAAATCTTTCAAAGGATCAGATTCGCCACTATATTGCTCACCCTGGAGGTCCAAAGGTTCTTGGGGCACTTGTTGAGGGACTGGGACTTTCTCAGGAAGCTTTGTGCCTGAGTTATGAAACATTAAAAGAATATGGCAATCTTAGTTCTGTTTCCGTTTTATTTGTTCTTAAAGAATTCTTTTCTCGCTCAGTTAAAAATGATGGAGAAGACTGTCTTGCTCTTGCTATGGGGCCGGCCTTTTGTGTTGAGCTGTCTCATTTTATTTGGAGAGATTCATGA
- a CDS encoding YceI family protein, with amino-acid sequence MKNIIFLSFGIVLLCLGTSAKEYEFKDFEKAKESSNFLEFQVVSTKIGLWSDKVIGHVKKFNTEAVISKRGDLISSKNMKVEFPVEMMDTNSESRDEKLHNFCLAKKDHPTISLVITDEVLFNGKEHIVEGTLNIRGESKRVKLTLKINELEKGRYEISGSGLFSLKELSIPDPSIAVAKLSDEITIRFHFQH; translated from the coding sequence ATGAAAAATATAATTTTCTTGTCATTTGGGATTGTTCTCCTTTGTCTAGGGACGAGTGCGAAAGAATATGAATTCAAAGATTTTGAAAAGGCGAAAGAGAGTTCTAATTTTCTAGAGTTTCAAGTCGTCTCAACTAAAATAGGTCTTTGGTCTGATAAGGTTATCGGTCATGTTAAAAAATTTAACACTGAGGCAGTCATTTCAAAAAGGGGAGATCTAATTTCTTCTAAGAATATGAAAGTTGAATTTCCCGTCGAGATGATGGACACTAATAGTGAAAGTCGCGATGAAAAATTGCATAACTTTTGTCTGGCAAAAAAAGATCATCCAACGATTAGTCTTGTTATCACGGATGAGGTTCTTTTTAATGGGAAAGAGCACATAGTTGAGGGGACTCTCAACATAAGGGGAGAGTCAAAAAGAGTTAAATTGACTCTTAAAATAAATGAACTTGAAAAAGGACGTTATGAAATTTCTGGATCGGGACTCTTTAGCTTAAAAGAACTTTCCATTCCAGACCCTAGTATTGCCGTAGCTAAACTTTCTGATGAAATTACAATTAGATTTCACTTTCAACATTAA
- a CDS encoding NnrU family protein, with the protein MSQTIEKSKNQKRALISGRALIFIFGLLVTAFYFVAIAGLFLFLNQLLPWMNQGVLSSRQWIVNLSLLTLFTLPHSLLLEKGPRKWVAKIFPAKIFMSVYSFHATSTLILMYFFWNSSSAMVWNFHFGPGQVIVIFFMLLSWLFMGVSLHFSGLFHHAGIAQWTSYVFKKNYEKIKPFQGPYRYMRHPILISFFLMIWIRPSMSLDQLILSVYWSVYLYVGMLLKEKRLQKSKLFQEYKKEVSMIPFYNEISKVFPLKWKVEERL; encoded by the coding sequence ATGAGTCAAACAATAGAAAAGAGCAAAAATCAAAAGCGTGCACTCATTTCAGGGCGAGCTCTCATCTTTATTTTTGGTCTCCTTGTTACGGCCTTCTACTTCGTTGCCATCGCAGGTCTTTTTCTCTTTTTGAATCAACTATTACCTTGGATGAATCAAGGTGTTCTAAGTAGTAGACAGTGGATTGTGAATCTGTCTCTTTTGACACTCTTTACTCTTCCCCACAGCCTGCTCTTGGAGAAAGGGCCAAGAAAGTGGGTTGCTAAAATTTTTCCAGCTAAAATATTTATGAGTGTTTATAGTTTTCATGCAACGAGTACCCTTATTTTAATGTATTTCTTTTGGAATTCGAGCTCAGCAATGGTTTGGAATTTTCACTTTGGCCCAGGCCAAGTCATAGTGATCTTCTTTATGTTGTTGAGTTGGCTTTTTATGGGTGTATCACTGCATTTTTCTGGACTTTTTCACCATGCTGGTATCGCTCAGTGGACAAGTTACGTCTTTAAGAAAAATTATGAAAAAATTAAGCCCTTTCAAGGTCCTTATCGCTATATGAGACATCCAATTTTGATATCATTTTTTCTAATGATTTGGATTAGACCTTCAATGAGCTTGGATCAATTAATTTTAAGCGTTTATTGGAGTGTTTATCTTTATGTAGGGATGCTTCTTAAAGAAAAGAGATTGCAAAAGTCGAAACTTTTTCAAGAATACAAAAAAGAAGTCTCGATGATTCCTTTTTACAATGAAATTTCAAAAGTCTTTCCTTTAAAATGGAAGGTAGAGGAGCGTTTATGA
- a CDS encoding response regulator transcription factor — protein MKLLIIEDQEKLAHFLIKGLKEEGHVVEYAPDGAKAIEFTKTHQFDVIISDIMMPYIDGMTFLSSLRSYDKKTPVLFLTAKDDIDSKLKAFREGGDDYLTKPFAFEELLVRIEALARRSINDISEKREEQYLVHDNLKVSIDSHKVYLNEEIIELTKTEFDLLVYLLQRINKVVTRSQFLENVKGYNFDSATNIVDVHIKSLRKKIDQGRENSHIKTIRGLGYMIEQD, from the coding sequence ATGAAACTTTTAATTATTGAAGATCAGGAAAAATTGGCCCATTTTCTCATAAAAGGGCTCAAAGAAGAAGGCCACGTCGTTGAATATGCTCCCGATGGAGCGAAGGCCATTGAATTTACAAAAACCCATCAATTTGATGTGATTATCAGTGATATTATGATGCCCTACATCGATGGTATGACATTTCTAAGCTCTCTTAGAAGTTATGATAAGAAAACGCCAGTTCTCTTTTTAACGGCAAAAGATGATATCGATAGCAAGTTGAAGGCCTTTAGAGAGGGAGGTGATGATTACCTAACCAAGCCCTTTGCCTTTGAAGAATTGCTGGTTCGTATCGAGGCCCTCGCTAGAAGATCGATTAACGATATTAGTGAAAAAAGAGAAGAACAATACCTTGTTCACGATAATCTGAAAGTTAGTATTGATTCACATAAAGTCTATTTGAATGAAGAGATCATTGAATTAACAAAAACTGAATTTGATTTACTCGTTTATTTACTTCAAAGAATTAACAAAGTCGTTACACGCTCTCAATTTCTTGAAAATGTAAAAGGCTACAATTTTGATAGCGCCACCAATATTGTCGATGTTCATATAAAATCACTTCGTAAGAAGATTGATCAGGGAAGAGAGAACTCCCACATCAAAACGATTCGCGGCTTAGGCTATATGATCGAGCAGGATTAA
- a CDS encoding sensor histidine kinase, producing MRKLQLFIYSLILFIIFYGIKHYGHINEASIQAEFYRENYKKLILTRSQIERHFEHIYLGLRSISVSLNSPSEVKYRKELYESLYANLEEKTKISEMYYTPVSTDFNQWDDSTKLPRGIVKFENEQHHEHEEKAHKSDHGSSEVEIYEMNDIKKQLSFFKEKFPKSNSFEKLDYPATSGDELITCDNTKSESPHFDKIRTDDRLGIIYSIPTYDKRGELHGILSAVIKIDSLIKIFDGPFFTLTRPDSSFNLDLTKLGQWSKKEEQYFFYTDKVNIHDNRPWHLEMKIPMTIYQKSPFYKEIKRGEHIKIVFAVGISILFVITFFLRSGIEQQRDLNKELQEEIEKRRQSEERLAQFTSDASHELRSPLAAIRGEAEVALRKDRQAQEYKETIQQNLESAIELQEILDHLMMLARFDKNKASENLETLHAKTIFDELNSIYQTQLEDRFHFEGDNINFLGHEKSLYMAFKNIIENAIKYAGPECQLTMTCKKSNGTINFSFVDNGQGMSEEVLSKAIDRFYRDDKTKHLAKGFGLGLSLVHKIAKSHDGNLVLKNSTPKGLIVELTIRDYLHSQS from the coding sequence ATGCGAAAACTTCAGCTTTTTATTTACTCACTTATTCTCTTCATTATCTTCTATGGCATCAAGCACTATGGCCATATTAATGAAGCCAGTATTCAAGCAGAGTTTTATCGTGAAAATTATAAAAAGCTCATTCTCACCCGCTCCCAGATAGAAAGACACTTCGAACACATCTATCTTGGACTTAGATCAATTAGTGTCTCACTAAACTCCCCTTCAGAAGTTAAATATCGAAAAGAGCTCTATGAGAGTCTCTATGCTAATCTTGAAGAGAAGACGAAAATTTCTGAAATGTACTACACTCCCGTTTCTACCGATTTCAATCAATGGGATGATTCGACAAAGCTTCCTCGAGGTATCGTTAAATTTGAAAACGAACAACACCACGAGCACGAAGAAAAGGCCCACAAAAGCGATCACGGTAGCAGTGAAGTTGAAATCTACGAAATGAATGACATAAAAAAGCAATTGTCATTTTTTAAAGAAAAATTCCCAAAGTCTAACTCCTTTGAAAAACTCGACTACCCTGCAACCAGTGGAGATGAACTCATCACTTGTGACAATACTAAGAGTGAGAGCCCCCATTTTGATAAAATTAGAACAGATGATCGTCTCGGTATTATCTACTCAATTCCAACTTATGATAAACGAGGTGAACTTCATGGAATTTTATCGGCAGTCATTAAAATAGACTCCCTTATAAAAATCTTTGATGGACCATTTTTCACTCTTACACGACCTGATTCTTCGTTTAATCTCGATTTAACTAAGCTTGGACAATGGTCAAAAAAAGAAGAGCAGTATTTTTTCTATACCGACAAAGTTAATATCCACGACAATCGCCCATGGCACCTAGAAATGAAAATTCCAATGACCATCTATCAAAAATCTCCTTTTTACAAAGAGATTAAGCGCGGAGAGCATATAAAGATTGTCTTTGCCGTTGGCATTTCCATTCTCTTTGTCATTACCTTCTTTTTACGATCGGGAATCGAACAGCAGCGCGATCTCAATAAAGAACTACAAGAAGAAATAGAAAAAAGGCGCCAATCCGAAGAACGCCTCGCTCAATTTACAAGTGATGCCTCTCACGAACTTCGAAGCCCTCTGGCCGCTATTCGCGGCGAGGCCGAAGTTGCCCTTCGAAAGGATCGCCAAGCACAAGAGTACAAAGAAACCATTCAACAAAATCTCGAGAGTGCTATAGAGCTTCAAGAAATTCTCGATCATCTGATGATGCTTGCCCGCTTTGACAAAAATAAGGCCAGTGAAAATCTAGAGACTCTTCATGCAAAAACTATTTTTGATGAACTCAATTCCATTTATCAAACACAATTGGAAGATAGGTTTCATTTTGAAGGCGACAATATTAATTTTCTAGGCCACGAGAAATCTCTTTATATGGCCTTTAAAAATATTATTGAAAATGCCATCAAATATGCTGGTCCCGAGTGCCAACTGACTATGACATGTAAAAAATCAAATGGAACAATCAATTTTAGTTTTGTTGATAATGGTCAAGGAATGAGTGAAGAAGTTCTCTCCAAGGCCATCGATCGATTTTATCGAGATGACAAGACAAAACATTTGGCCAAAGGATTTGGACTAGGCCTTAGTCTTGTCCACAAAATCGCAAAAAGTCACGACGGGAATCTTGTTCTTAAGAACTCTACGCCAAAGGGGCTCATTGTCGAGCTTACAATTAGAGATTACTTACATTCACAGAGCTAG
- the lysS gene encoding lysine--tRNA ligase, with protein MTEQTKKPLIHWADITADRIIRQKGDKDSYVVASGITPSGVVHFGNFREVITVDLVARALRERGKEVRFIFSWDDYDTFRKVPLNLPKQDELKEYLFQPIVDTPDPYGEHESYAAHHEHSFEAQLKKVGVAVEPIYQAKKYRAGDYKEQIKHALNKRIEIRDILNQYRTTPYGDDYYPVSVYCEKYKTDQTTITGWDGESILTYKHNETGHEGKIDLNDTSLAKLPWRVDWPMRWAFEKVDFEPGGKDHSSQGGSFTTAKDIVKIFDWEAPIYVQYDFVSIKGLGGKMSSSKGNLITVNDVLKIYEPEMLRWIFASYKTNVDFAVSFDLDVLKTYEDFDRQERLAYGVETGNEKKVNMAKRVLELSQIGEMPKECPIQPSFRHLCNVLQINEGNIEQTKKAYEADIKNDRDLRRFNERSNCALFWLENHAPEEFKFQVNKERPQVETDELQEKFLAEFAQYIESDEWSELESDKDLHEKMYEIIHAVEITPADAFSILYKILISKEKGPKLAGFIRTIGRDKVLNLIK; from the coding sequence ATGACTGAACAAACGAAAAAACCACTCATTCACTGGGCCGATATTACGGCCGACCGTATCATTCGCCAAAAAGGTGATAAAGACTCTTACGTCGTCGCTAGTGGAATTACACCTTCTGGTGTTGTTCACTTTGGTAACTTCAGAGAGGTCATTACTGTTGATCTCGTGGCAAGAGCTCTAAGAGAGCGCGGTAAAGAAGTTCGTTTCATCTTTAGCTGGGATGACTACGACACATTCAGAAAAGTGCCACTCAATCTTCCAAAACAAGATGAACTGAAAGAATATCTCTTTCAACCAATCGTCGATACTCCAGATCCATATGGAGAGCACGAATCATATGCTGCTCACCACGAGCATTCATTCGAAGCACAACTAAAGAAAGTTGGAGTTGCGGTTGAGCCAATTTATCAAGCAAAGAAATATCGCGCCGGTGATTACAAAGAACAGATTAAGCACGCTCTCAATAAGAGAATTGAAATTAGAGATATCCTAAACCAATACCGTACAACTCCTTATGGAGATGACTACTATCCAGTTTCAGTCTACTGTGAAAAATATAAAACAGATCAGACAACAATCACAGGGTGGGACGGAGAGAGCATTCTAACTTACAAGCACAATGAAACTGGCCATGAAGGTAAGATCGATCTCAATGACACTTCTCTAGCAAAACTTCCATGGCGAGTTGACTGGCCAATGAGATGGGCGTTTGAAAAAGTTGATTTCGAACCAGGTGGGAAAGACCACTCTTCTCAAGGAGGATCTTTTACAACGGCAAAAGACATTGTAAAGATCTTTGACTGGGAAGCACCAATCTATGTGCAATACGACTTTGTTTCTATCAAAGGTCTCGGTGGAAAGATGAGCTCTTCTAAAGGGAACCTCATCACAGTTAACGATGTCCTAAAGATCTATGAGCCAGAAATGCTAAGATGGATCTTTGCCTCATATAAAACAAATGTTGATTTCGCAGTAAGCTTCGATCTCGATGTTTTAAAAACGTATGAAGACTTTGATCGCCAAGAAAGACTTGCTTATGGTGTTGAAACAGGAAACGAAAAAAAGGTCAACATGGCCAAGAGAGTTCTCGAACTTTCACAAATTGGTGAAATGCCAAAAGAGTGCCCAATTCAACCATCATTTAGACACCTTTGTAACGTTCTTCAGATTAATGAAGGAAATATTGAACAAACAAAGAAGGCCTATGAAGCCGATATTAAAAATGATAGAGATCTTCGTCGTTTTAATGAGCGCTCAAATTGTGCCCTCTTCTGGCTAGAAAACCATGCTCCAGAAGAATTTAAGTTCCAAGTTAATAAAGAACGTCCACAAGTTGAAACAGATGAGCTACAAGAGAAGTTTCTTGCTGAATTTGCTCAATATATCGAATCAGATGAGTGGAGCGAACTAGAGTCGGACAAAGATCTTCACGAAAAAATGTATGAAATCATCCATGCTGTTGAAATCACGCCAGCAGATGCCTTTTCTATTCTCTACAAGATCTTAATCTCTAAAGAGAAAGGGCCAAAACTGGCCGGATTTATTCGCACTATCGGTCGCGATAAAGTACTCAACCTCATCAAATAA